From Pseudomonas alcaligenes, a single genomic window includes:
- a CDS encoding M48 family metallopeptidase: MYTLFRLAVVAACALLAACQAVSTTSGGAVGVERKQYMFSMLSSEEVDSMYAQAYQQTLSEASSKGELDRSSKNAQRVNAIAKRLIAQTPVFRADAAQWDWQVNLIKSDELNANCGPGGKIIVYSGLITQLQLSDAELAAVMGHEIAHALREHSREAMSKAYGTQMATQVGSALLGLGELGQQMADTGVEYLMTLPNSRANENEADLMGLELAARAGYDPNAAISLWQKMSQAGGGAPPEFMSTHPSSSSRIASLQAAIPKVMPYYERAKK, from the coding sequence ATGTACACCTTGTTTCGTCTGGCGGTCGTGGCCGCCTGTGCGCTGCTGGCAGCCTGCCAGGCCGTGAGTACCACCAGTGGCGGCGCCGTTGGCGTCGAGCGCAAGCAATACATGTTCAGCATGCTGTCCTCCGAGGAGGTCGACAGCATGTACGCCCAGGCCTACCAGCAGACGCTGAGCGAGGCGTCGAGCAAGGGCGAGCTGGACAGAAGCAGCAAGAATGCCCAGCGGGTCAATGCCATCGCCAAGCGCCTGATCGCCCAGACCCCGGTGTTCCGTGCCGATGCGGCGCAGTGGGACTGGCAGGTCAACCTGATCAAGAGCGACGAGCTCAATGCCAACTGCGGCCCGGGCGGCAAGATCATCGTCTACAGCGGCCTGATCACCCAGCTGCAACTTAGCGATGCCGAACTGGCCGCGGTGATGGGCCACGAGATCGCCCACGCCCTGCGCGAGCACAGCCGTGAGGCGATGTCCAAGGCCTATGGCACGCAGATGGCGACCCAGGTGGGCTCGGCCCTGCTGGGCCTGGGTGAGCTCGGTCAGCAGATGGCCGATACCGGCGTGGAATACCTGATGACCCTGCCCAACAGCCGGGCCAACGAGAACGAGGCGGATCTAATGGGGCTGGAGCTGGCGGCCCGCGCCGGCTACGACCCGAATGCGGCGATCAGCCTGTGGCAGAAGATGAGCCAGGCAGGGGGCGGCGCGCCGCCGGAGTTCATGAGCACCCACCCCTCGTCCAGCAGCCGCATCGCCTCGCTGCAGGCGGCCATCCCGAAAGTGATGCCGTATTACGAGCGGGCGAAGAAATAA
- a CDS encoding ester cyclase: MSLDEMKKRVRQHIDLSWNKGRLALAEQLHSPDFLYKSSFMGRPLNSTAYAQMVQDIRSAMPDLEVVIEECIAEGHKVVTWSTLIGTISKPALGYPPSDKVMSISAMAFWTLTPSGDIREICTMFDMESFRAQLGLETRPFAEKALP, translated from the coding sequence ATGTCACTGGATGAGATGAAGAAGCGTGTGCGCCAGCACATCGACCTGAGCTGGAACAAGGGCCGCCTGGCCCTGGCCGAGCAGCTGCACAGCCCGGACTTCCTGTACAAGAGTTCCTTCATGGGCCGCCCGCTCAACAGCACGGCCTATGCCCAGATGGTGCAGGACATCCGCAGCGCCATGCCGGATCTGGAAGTGGTCATCGAGGAATGCATCGCCGAGGGCCACAAGGTGGTGACCTGGAGCACCCTGATCGGCACCATCAGCAAGCCCGCCCTAGGCTATCCGCCCAGCGACAAGGTCATGAGCATCTCGGCCATGGCGTTCTGGACGCTGACCCCGAGCGGCGATATCCGCGAGATCTGCACCATGTTCGACATGGAAAGCTTCCGCGCCCAGCTGGGCCTGGAGACCCGGCCCTTCGCCGAGAAGGCCCTGCCCTGA
- a CDS encoding TMEM165/GDT1 family protein — MFLESLFVPTGIVALAEIGDKTQLLALLLACRFRRPWPIIWGIVVATLANHAAAGAVGNWVASFFSPTTLRWILAASFAAVALWTLVPDKLDDDEESKLQKYGPFLTTLVAFFLAEMGDKTQIATIMLAAQYPDFLLVVAGTTLGMLIANVPVVLAGNFAADRLPLTLIRRLAALAFAALAIYAACQALGIGTPL, encoded by the coding sequence ATGTTTTTGGAATCCCTGTTCGTACCCACCGGCATCGTTGCTCTCGCTGAAATCGGCGACAAGACGCAACTGCTCGCCCTGCTCCTCGCCTGCCGCTTCCGCCGCCCCTGGCCGATCATCTGGGGCATAGTCGTCGCCACCCTGGCCAACCACGCCGCCGCCGGTGCCGTGGGCAACTGGGTCGCCAGCTTCTTCTCGCCAACCACCCTGCGCTGGATCCTCGCCGCCAGCTTCGCTGCCGTCGCCCTGTGGACGCTGGTGCCGGACAAGCTGGACGATGACGAGGAGTCCAAACTGCAGAAGTACGGCCCGTTCCTCACCACCCTGGTCGCCTTCTTCCTCGCCGAGATGGGCGACAAGACGCAGATAGCCACCATCATGCTGGCCGCCCAGTACCCGGACTTCCTCCTGGTCGTAGCCGGCACCACCCTGGGCATGCTGATCGCCAACGTGCCGGTGGTACTGGCCGGCAACTTCGCTGCCGATCGTCTGCCGCTGACGCTCATTCGTCGCCTGGCCGCCCTTGCCTTCGCCGCCCTGGCGATCTACGCAGCCTGTCAGGCACTGGGGATTGGCACCCCGCTCTGA
- a CDS encoding class I SAM-dependent methyltransferase gives MDPRSEVLLRQAELFQGELLLAGLPADDLLGRLPLAHGWGWHAGEHNLLHARFAGRSQFGTEVPQRAFASAVLFLPKSRELTDYLLQALAARLAGRELYLVGEKRGGIERAAKQLAAYGKPRKLDSARHCQLWQVTVEQAPAAPDLHSLAQRFELPLADGPLQVLSLPGVFSHGRLDRGSALLLEQLDGLPTGHLLDFGCGAGVLGAVLKRRYPQSQLSLLDVDAFAVESSRLTLAANGLQAEVIAGDGIDAAPQGLAAIISNPPFHTGVHTDYQASEHLLRQAARHLDKGGELRLVANSFLKYPPLIEQHLGACQTLKDAEGFRIYRAVRR, from the coding sequence ATGGATCCACGAAGCGAAGTGCTGCTGCGCCAGGCAGAGCTGTTCCAGGGTGAACTGCTGCTGGCCGGCCTGCCCGCCGACGACCTGCTCGGCCGTCTGCCCCTGGCCCACGGCTGGGGCTGGCATGCCGGCGAACACAACCTGCTGCACGCCCGCTTCGCCGGGCGCAGCCAGTTCGGCACCGAAGTACCGCAGCGGGCTTTCGCCAGTGCCGTGCTGTTCCTACCCAAGTCGCGCGAACTCACCGACTACCTGCTGCAGGCCCTGGCCGCGCGCCTGGCTGGCCGCGAGCTGTACCTGGTCGGCGAGAAGCGCGGCGGCATCGAGCGCGCGGCCAAGCAACTGGCCGCCTATGGCAAGCCGCGCAAGCTGGACAGCGCCCGCCACTGCCAACTGTGGCAGGTCACCGTGGAACAGGCTCCTGCCGCACCCGATCTGCACAGCCTGGCCCAGCGCTTCGAGCTGCCCCTGGCCGACGGCCCACTGCAGGTGCTGAGCCTGCCCGGAGTGTTCAGTCATGGCCGCCTGGATCGCGGCAGTGCGCTGCTGCTGGAACAGCTGGACGGCCTGCCGACTGGCCATCTGCTCGACTTCGGCTGTGGCGCCGGGGTGCTCGGCGCGGTGCTCAAACGCCGTTATCCACAGAGCCAGCTCAGCCTGCTCGACGTGGACGCCTTCGCCGTCGAGAGCAGCCGCCTGACCCTGGCCGCCAACGGCCTGCAGGCCGAGGTGATCGCCGGCGATGGCATCGATGCGGCGCCGCAGGGGCTGGCCGCGATCATCAGTAACCCGCCCTTCCATACCGGCGTGCACACCGACTACCAGGCCAGCGAGCACCTGCTGCGCCAGGCTGCCCGTCATCTGGACAAGGGTGGCGAGCTGCGCCTGGTGGCCAACAGCTTCCTCAAGTATCCGCCGCTGATCGAGCAGCACCTGGGCGCCTGCCAAACCCTCAAGGATGCCGAGGGCTTCCGCATCTACCGCGCCGTGCGCCGCTGA
- a CDS encoding 2-hydroxyacid dehydrogenase, translating into MNNNARAVFLDHASLDLGDLDMAPLRQAFAELTLHASSSAEQAAERLQGAQVAISNKVRLDAATLAACPELRLILVSATGTNNIDLAAARERGIVVANCQGYGTPSVAQHCLMLLLALATRLPDYQRAIRDGAWQRASQFCLLDFPIIELEGKTLGLLGHGELGGAVARLAEAFGMRVLLGALPGRPARADRLPLHELLPQVDALTLHCPLTEQTRHLIGAAELALMKPQALLINTARGGLVDEQALADALRGGHLGGAAFDVLSEEPPRHGNPLLAPDIPRLIITPHNAWGSREARQRIVGQLAENAAAFFAGAPKRVVSG; encoded by the coding sequence ATGAATAACAACGCCCGCGCGGTCTTCCTCGACCATGCCTCCCTCGACCTCGGCGATCTCGACATGGCGCCGTTGCGCCAGGCCTTCGCCGAGCTGACCCTGCACGCAAGCAGTAGCGCCGAGCAGGCCGCCGAGCGCCTGCAAGGCGCCCAGGTGGCGATCAGCAACAAGGTGCGCCTGGATGCTGCCACCCTGGCCGCTTGCCCCGAACTCAGGCTGATCCTGGTTTCCGCCACCGGCACCAACAACATCGACCTGGCGGCCGCCCGCGAACGCGGCATCGTGGTTGCCAACTGCCAGGGCTACGGCACGCCCTCGGTGGCGCAGCACTGCCTGATGCTGCTGCTCGCCCTGGCCACCCGCCTGCCGGACTACCAGCGCGCCATCCGCGACGGCGCCTGGCAGCGCGCTAGCCAGTTCTGCCTGCTGGACTTCCCGATCATCGAGCTGGAGGGCAAGACCCTCGGCCTGCTCGGCCATGGCGAGCTGGGCGGCGCGGTGGCGCGCCTGGCCGAGGCCTTCGGCATGCGCGTGCTGCTCGGCGCCCTGCCCGGCCGGCCAGCACGTGCCGATCGCCTGCCGCTGCACGAGCTGCTGCCACAGGTGGATGCCCTGACCCTGCATTGCCCGCTCACCGAACAGACCCGCCACCTGATCGGTGCCGCCGAACTGGCCCTGATGAAGCCGCAGGCGCTACTGATCAACACCGCCCGTGGCGGTCTGGTCGACGAGCAGGCCCTGGCCGATGCCCTGCGCGGCGGGCACCTGGGCGGCGCGGCCTTCGACGTGCTCAGCGAGGAGCCGCCGCGCCACGGCAACCCGCTGCTGGCGCCGGATATCCCGCGCCTGATCATCACCCCGCACAACGCCTGGGGCAGCCGCGAAGCGCGCCAGCGCATCGTCGGCCAACTGGCGGAGAACGCCGCGGCCTTCTTCGCGGGCGCGCCCAAGCGGGTGGTCAGCGGGTAA
- a CDS encoding LysE family transporter, translating into MYWAEFLTVALIHLLAVASPGPDFAIVVRESVAHGRRAGTWTALGVGTGIFVHVAYSLLGIGLIVSQSIVLFNALKWLAAAYLFYIGIKALRAKPAGEGALEVAADAEQRSPRGAFMTGFVTNGLNPKATLFFLSLFTVVINPHTPLAVQAGYGVYLAFATALWFCLVALLFSQQRVRAGFARMGHWFDRLMGAVLVGLGIKLAFTELR; encoded by the coding sequence ATGTACTGGGCTGAGTTCCTCACCGTGGCGTTGATCCACCTGCTGGCCGTGGCCAGCCCGGGGCCGGATTTCGCCATCGTGGTGCGCGAAAGCGTGGCCCATGGCCGCCGCGCCGGTACCTGGACGGCGCTGGGGGTGGGCACCGGCATCTTCGTGCACGTGGCCTACTCGCTGCTCGGCATCGGCCTGATCGTGTCGCAGTCGATCGTGCTGTTCAACGCGCTGAAATGGCTGGCGGCGGCCTACCTGTTCTACATCGGCATCAAGGCCCTGCGTGCCAAACCGGCGGGTGAGGGCGCGCTGGAAGTGGCGGCCGATGCCGAGCAGCGTTCGCCGCGCGGCGCTTTCATGACCGGCTTCGTCACCAATGGCCTGAACCCCAAGGCCACGCTGTTCTTCCTTTCGCTGTTCACCGTGGTGATCAACCCGCATACGCCGCTGGCGGTGCAGGCCGGTTACGGGGTGTACCTGGCGTTCGCCACCGCCTTGTGGTTCTGCCTGGTGGCGCTGCTGTTCAGCCAGCAACGGGTGCGCGCCGGCTTCGCCCGCATGGGCCACTGGTTCGACCGGCTGATGGGCGCGGTGCTGGTCGGCCTGGGCATCAAGCTGGCCTTTACCGAGCTGCGCTAA
- a CDS encoding acetyl-CoA C-acyltransferase, with product MSDIVIVSGARTPMGGFQGSLSGVPAVELGAIAIREAVARAGIQPADVQEVIMGCVLPAGLKQGPARQASLNAGLPAATGCTTINKLCGSGMKAVMQAFDALKAGSNEVMVAGGMESMSNAPYILEKARTGLRMGHGEIKDHMFFDGLEDARTGRLMGSFAQETADKYGITREEMDAYAIESLKRAQAAIADGSLASEIVPVTVTSRKGEVVVKDDEQPLNANLDKIPGLKPAFKKDGTITAANASSISDGASALVLMTAEEAAKRGLKPLAKIVAHATQSQDPSEFTIAPIGAMSNLFKKTGWSKDDVDLYEINEAFAMVTMLAMREHGLDHAKVNVYGGACAQGHPVGSTGSRLIITLINALQKKGGKRGVASLCIGGGEATAVAIELL from the coding sequence ATGTCCGATATCGTCATCGTCAGCGGCGCCCGCACCCCCATGGGCGGCTTCCAGGGCAGCCTGTCGGGCGTTCCCGCCGTGGAACTGGGCGCCATCGCCATCCGTGAGGCCGTGGCTCGTGCCGGTATCCAGCCCGCCGATGTACAGGAAGTGATCATGGGCTGCGTACTGCCCGCCGGCCTCAAGCAGGGCCCGGCCCGCCAGGCCTCGCTGAATGCCGGCCTGCCTGCCGCCACCGGCTGCACCACCATCAACAAGCTGTGCGGCTCCGGCATGAAGGCCGTGATGCAGGCCTTCGACGCGCTCAAGGCCGGCAGCAACGAAGTGATGGTCGCCGGCGGCATGGAAAGCATGTCCAACGCCCCCTACATCCTCGAGAAAGCCCGTACCGGCCTGCGCATGGGTCATGGCGAGATCAAGGACCACATGTTCTTCGACGGCCTGGAAGACGCCCGCACCGGCCGCCTGATGGGCTCCTTCGCCCAGGAAACCGCCGACAAGTACGGCATCACCCGTGAAGAGATGGACGCCTACGCCATCGAGTCGCTGAAACGCGCCCAGGCCGCCATCGCCGATGGTTCGCTGGCCAGCGAGATCGTTCCGGTCACCGTCACCAGCCGTAAAGGCGAAGTGGTAGTGAAGGACGACGAGCAGCCGCTCAACGCCAACCTGGACAAGATCCCCGGCCTCAAGCCGGCGTTCAAGAAGGACGGCACCATCACCGCCGCCAACGCCAGCTCGATCTCCGACGGCGCCAGTGCGCTGGTGCTGATGACCGCCGAGGAAGCGGCCAAGCGCGGCCTCAAGCCGCTGGCCAAGATCGTCGCCCACGCCACCCAGAGCCAGGATCCGAGCGAGTTCACCATTGCCCCAATCGGCGCCATGAGCAACCTGTTTAAGAAGACCGGCTGGAGCAAGGACGACGTCGACCTGTACGAGATCAACGAAGCCTTCGCCATGGTCACCATGCTGGCCATGCGCGAGCACGGCCTGGATCACGCCAAGGTCAACGTCTACGGCGGCGCCTGCGCCCAGGGCCACCCGGTCGGCTCCACCGGCTCGCGCCTGATCATCACCCTGATCAACGCCCTGCAGAAGAAAGGCGGCAAGCGCGGCGTGGCCTCGCTGTGCATCGGCGGCGGTGAAGCCACTGCCGTGGCCATCGAGCTGCTGTAA
- a CDS encoding fatty acid--CoA ligase, whose product MLKTRVIPPAANANQAPMLIKRLLLSGSRYEKTREIVYRDQLRYSYATFNERVARLANVLSEAGVQAGDTVAVMDWDSHRYLECMFAIPMIGAVLHTINIRLSAEQILYTMNHAEDKFVLVNSEFVALYKGIENQLTTVQKTLLLTDEAQKTAELPNLVGEYEELLAAASPQYDFPDFDENSVATTFYTTGTTGNPKGVYFTHRQLVLHTLAEASVLGSLDSVRLLGTNDVYMPITPMFHVHAWGIPYVATMLGIKQVYPGRYDPELLVKLWQTEKVTFSHCVPTILQMVLNAKAGQGVDFAGWKIIIGGSALNRALYEAAKARGIQLTAAYGMSETCPLISCAHINDELLAGSEDERITYRIKAGVPVPLVEAALMGADGQLLAVDGETQGELVLRAPWLTMGYFNEPQKSAELWEHGWLHTGDVATLDDFGFIDIRDRIKDVIKTGGEWLSSLELEDLISRHSAVREVAVVGVPDPQWGERPFALLVLREGQQLDARLLKEHLKPFVEQGHINKWAIPSQIALVTDIPKTSVGKLDKKRIRTEIAQWQAAGSAFLSTL is encoded by the coding sequence ATGCTCAAGACCCGCGTCATCCCGCCTGCCGCCAATGCCAACCAGGCTCCTATGCTGATCAAGCGCCTGCTGCTGTCCGGCAGCCGTTACGAGAAGACCCGCGAGATCGTCTATCGTGACCAGTTGCGCTACAGCTACGCCACCTTCAACGAGCGCGTGGCGCGCCTGGCCAACGTACTGAGCGAGGCCGGCGTGCAGGCCGGTGACACGGTGGCGGTGATGGACTGGGACAGCCACCGCTACCTGGAATGCATGTTCGCCATTCCGATGATCGGCGCTGTGCTGCATACCATCAATATTCGTCTGTCGGCCGAACAGATCCTCTACACCATGAACCATGCCGAAGATAAGTTCGTGCTGGTCAACAGCGAGTTCGTGGCGCTGTACAAGGGCATCGAGAACCAGCTGACCACGGTGCAGAAGACCCTGCTGCTGACCGACGAGGCGCAGAAAACTGCCGAGCTGCCGAACCTGGTGGGCGAATATGAGGAACTGCTGGCTGCTGCCAGCCCGCAGTACGACTTCCCCGATTTCGACGAGAACTCGGTGGCCACCACCTTCTATACCACTGGCACCACCGGCAACCCCAAGGGCGTGTACTTCACCCATCGCCAGCTGGTGCTGCACACCCTGGCTGAGGCCAGCGTGCTGGGCAGCCTGGACAGCGTGCGTTTGCTCGGCACCAACGACGTGTACATGCCGATTACGCCGATGTTCCACGTGCATGCCTGGGGTATCCCCTATGTCGCCACCATGCTCGGTATCAAGCAGGTCTATCCGGGGCGCTACGATCCGGAGCTGCTGGTCAAGCTGTGGCAGACCGAGAAGGTGACCTTCTCCCATTGCGTGCCGACCATCCTGCAGATGGTGCTCAACGCCAAGGCGGGGCAGGGCGTGGACTTCGCCGGCTGGAAGATCATCATCGGCGGCAGCGCGCTCAATCGTGCGCTCTATGAAGCGGCCAAGGCCCGCGGCATCCAGCTCACCGCGGCTTACGGCATGTCCGAGACCTGCCCGCTGATCTCCTGCGCGCACATCAACGACGAGCTGCTGGCCGGCAGCGAGGACGAGCGCATCACCTATCGGATCAAGGCTGGCGTACCGGTGCCGCTGGTCGAGGCCGCGCTGATGGGGGCGGATGGCCAGCTGCTGGCGGTCGATGGCGAGACCCAGGGCGAGCTGGTGCTGCGCGCGCCCTGGCTGACCATGGGCTACTTCAACGAGCCGCAGAAGAGCGCCGAGCTGTGGGAACACGGCTGGCTGCACACCGGTGACGTGGCGACCCTGGACGACTTCGGTTTCATCGATATCCGCGACCGCATCAAGGACGTGATCAAGACCGGCGGCGAGTGGTTGTCGTCGCTGGAACTGGAAGACCTGATCAGCCGTCATTCTGCCGTGCGCGAAGTGGCGGTGGTCGGCGTGCCCGATCCGCAGTGGGGCGAGCGCCCGTTTGCCCTGCTGGTGCTGCGCGAGGGGCAGCAGCTGGATGCCCGTTTGCTCAAGGAGCATCTCAAGCCTTTTGTCGAGCAGGGGCATATCAACAAGTGGGCGATACCCAGTCAGATCGCACTTGTTACCGATATTCCCAAAACCAGTGTCGGCAAGCTGGACAAGAAACGCATTCGTACGGAAATCGCCCAGTGGCAGGCGGCGGGGAGTGCATTCCTGTCTACCCTGTGA